A part of Bubalus bubalis isolate 160015118507 breed Murrah chromosome 6, NDDB_SH_1, whole genome shotgun sequence genomic DNA contains:
- the NES gene encoding nestin isoform X1 — MEGCLGEESFQMWELNRRLEAYLARVKALEEQNELLSAELGGLRAQAGDTSWRARADDELAALRALVDQRWREKHAAEVARDNLAEEVEGVASRCQQLRLARERTAEEVARSRRAVEAEKCAQAWLSTQAAELERELEALRVAHEEERAGLNAQAACAPRGPAPPRGPPAPAPEVEELAQRLGEAWRGAVRGYQERVAHMETSLGQARERLGHAMQGAREGRLELQQLQAERSGLQERRAALEQRLEGRWQERLRTTEQFQLAVEALEQEKQGLQSQIAQVLEGRQQLAHLKMSLSLEVATYRTLLEAENSRLQTPASGSKASLSFLDPKLELHFPGTPEGRRPGPLLSVLSPTPLSSPLPGTLETPVPTFLKSQEFLQARTPTSASTPIPPTPQAPCPAVDAEIRAQDAPVSLPQPRVGRQQVPEVMWAEAKVAIPASVLPGPEEPGGQQQEPSPSQSPEDHASLAPALSPDHSSLEAKDGEPSASRESSRSQEEDEGQLWGLAEKETVVEAKAVSSLQQETCQEEAGLDVKEIQDAQGPLEKEALNSLEEEIQKPSIPLEKQSHETIRSLEKENLESLRSLEEENLETLKILEKENQELLKSLEGKETEVMRSLEKETLELLKPIGKEDPQTLPSLGKENQEIMRSLEVNVETFLYPGKENQELVRSLEEENTELLRTLEKESQEPLRCQEVENQGTLRLLAKDNQEPLRSLEEEDQETSRPLGEENHESLRAPEDENHEALRPLERDKPESLSSLEEDQDAMRPPEREDQELLRSLEKEDQEPLRSLEEDQEAVRPLEEENQEPLRSLEKEKEESLRSLEDQEAVRPLEEENQEPLRSLEKEKEESLRSLEDQEAVRPLEEENQEPLRSLEKEKQEAMTPPEEEKQEPLMSLEEDQEEMRALEEDQETVRPLEKEKQESLRSLEDQEAMRPPEEENQEPLRSLEKEKQEVIRPPEEEKQELLRSLEDQEAMRSLEEEGQMTLSPLEKVKPETLKSLGKDQEIVRPLEKENQELLRSLNEESTEAVRSLETETPEPLKPTEEENLEILKPLEKESQETLGSVEGNHETLRPPEKENQESLGSLAEWNVENLQSLEEADKGSLRHLEEEEDVEQEESQASLRPLEEQGQELPLSAQQQKWGDAMQGHQELDQERPPGRAGVDSGDGAELELKELDSSPAEGEVVEQGQLQLTATGEAWAPGEGQPGSPEPKEQRLPAEGAGGAEGAAGLQDPEEQPEKVGALGLPAAQGMSEVMEPELEDEDVAPGGGRASPEVTLELERAMGRSEGVERGPEQEAVKLEDPGGLAREEVMEPPLGEEGVAAKKVQGLEGPRKELEEAGTLEPEVSTLSVKSRDPLETPRDWEESESGALGKTEEPVSAETLWSHGGSDTLQPRPLGSEGAEEDAKPLLGPPGLRPTESCSPSLIPEDASGPQPLAEGNQEASWGLEGRAEVLGKADGEQEDLGSGGIPEGLQEEGEESREESEADELGETLPDSTPLGLYLRSPASPKWDLPGEQRPSPQGEPGKEGWGPVVPASKSLGAQPSEEEEEEGAEEKERGHDSELSEEFEDLGTEASLLPGVPGEGEEPLNQVPQLLLEPAAWDRDGESDGFADEEESGEEGEEEDEEEGREPGPGRWGSAPSVGSLPALSGPQGGHLLGSETVGVSVPWDDGPRGAAADAPVTALETESQNSTEASGSEEESDAAPLETEDQVPGPLGTLSGVEDTLDGGGPGPSLKEELEHVNGGVVNGLEQSEEGGQGKPGAAGGNRGSPSEEEGASLKAPWAGAPLHLGQGQFLKFSQREGDGDSWSSGED; from the exons ATGGAGGGCTGCCTGGGGGAGGAATCTTTTCAGATGTGGGAGCTCAACCGGCGCCTGGAGGCCTACCTGGCCCGGGTCAAGGCGCTAGAAGAGCAGAATGAGCTGCTCAGCGCGGAGCTCGGGGGTCTCCGGGCACAGGCCGGAGACACCTCCTGGAGGGCTCGTGCCGACGACGAGCTGGCGGCCCTACGGGCCCTCGTCGACCAGCGCTGGCGGGAGAAGCACGCGGCCGAGGTGGCGCGCGACAACCTGGCAGAAGAGGTGGAGGGCGTGGCGAGTCGGTGCCAGCAGCTGCGGCTGGCCCGGGAGCGGACCGCGGAGGAGGTGGCCCGCAGCCGGCGTGCGGTCGAGGCCGAGAAATGCGCCCAGGCCTGGCTGAGCACCCAGGCTGCGGAGCTGGAGCGCGAGCTGGAGGCTCTGCGAGTGGCGCACGAGGAGGAGCGCGCCGGCCTGAACGCGCAGGCTGCCTGCGCCCCCCGCGGCCCCGCTCCGCCCCGGGGTCCCCCCGCGCCGGCCCCCGAGGTGGAGGAGCTGGCTCAGCGGCTGGGCGAGGCGTGGCGTGGGGCAGTGCGCGGCTACCAGGAACGCGTGGCGCACATGGAGACGTCGCTGGGCCAGGCCCGCGAGCGGCTGGGCCACGCGATGCAGGGCGCCCGCGAGGGTCGCCTGGAGCTGCAGCAACTCCAGGCAGAGCGCAGCGGCCTTCAGGAGCGCAGGGCCGCGCTGGAGCAGAGGCTGGAGGGCCGCTGGCAGGAGCGGCTGCGGACCACTGAGCAGTTCCAG CTGGCCGTGGAGGCCCTGGAGCAGGAGAAACAAGGCCTCCAGAGCCAAATCGCCCAGGTCCTGGAAGGTCGGCAGCAGCTGGCACACCTCAAGATGTCCCTCAGCCTGGAGGTGGCCACATACAG GACCCTCCTAGAGGCTGAGAACTCACGGCTGCAGACACCTGCAAGCGGATCCAAGGCTTCCCTCAGCTTTCTGG ACCCTAAGCTGGAGCTACATTTCCCTGGGACCCCAGAGGGCCGGCGTCCGGGACCTCTGCTTTCTGTCCTGAGCCCTACTCCCCTCTCCTCACCTTTGCCTGGTACCCTTGAAACACCTGTGCCAACCTTTCTGAAGAGCCAGGAATTCCTTCAGGCCCGCACCCCGACCTCAGCcagcacccccatcccacccacccctcaGGCTCCCTGCCCTGCTGTAGATGCCGAGATCAGAGCCCAGGATGCCCCTGTGTCCCTGCCCCAACCACGAGTTGGGAGGCAACAGGTGCCAGAAGTCATGTGGGCTGAAGCCAAGGTGGCCATCCCTGCCAGCGTCCTGCcgggaccagaggagcctgggggccagcAACAAGAGCCCAGTCCAAGCCAGTCCCCTGAAGATCATGCCTCCCTGGCTCCAGCCCTCAGCCCTGACCACTCCAGTCTAgaggccaaagatggagaacccaGTGCATCTAGAGAGTCCAGCAGATCCCAGGAGGAAGATGAAGGCCAACTCTGGGGGCtggcagagaaagaaacagtGGTTGAGGCCAAAGCAGTGAGCAGCTTGCAGCAGGAAACGTGTCAAGAAGAGGCGGGTCTGGATGTGAAAGAAATCCAAGACGCCCAAGGCCCTTTGGAAAAAGAAGCTCTGAACTCTCTGGAAGAAGAGATTCAAAAGCCATCGATTCCACTGGAAAAACAGAGCCATGAGACTATACGATCTCTAGAGAAGGAAAATCTGGAATCTCTGAGGTCTTTGGAAGAAGAAAACTTAGAAACACTAAAAATACTAGAAAAGGAGAATCAAGAATTATTGAAGTCTTTAGAAGGAAAGGAGACGGAGGTAATGAGATCTCTAGAAAAAGAAACTCTAGAACTACTTAAGCCTATAGGAAAAGAGGATCCACAGACATTGCCATCTCTAGGAAAGGAGAATCAAGAAATAATGAGGTCTCTTGAAGTTAATGTAGAGACATTCTTATATCCAGGAAAGGAAAATCAAGAATTAGTGAGGTCTTTAGAAGAGGAGAACACTGAGTTATTGAGAACTCTAGAAAAGGAGAGTCAAGAGCCACTGAGATGTCAAGAAGTAGAGAACCAGGGAACACTGAGACTCCTAGCCAAAGATAATCAGGAGCCACTGAGGTCTCTAGAAGAAGAAGACCAGGAGACGTCAAGACCGCTAGGGGAAGAGAATCACGAATCCCTGCGGGCTCCAGAAGATGAGAATCATGAGGCTTTGAGACCTCTAGAAAGAGACAAACCAGAGTCCCTGAGTTCTTTAGAAGAAGACCAGGATGCAATGAGACCTCCAGAAagagaagaccaggagctgctgAGGTCTCtagaaaaagaagaccaggagccaCTGAGGTCTCTAGAAGAAGACCAGGAGGCAGTGAGACCTCTAGAAGAAGAAAACCAGGAGCCACTGAGgtctctagaaaaagaaaaagaggagtcaCTGAGGTCTCTAGAAGACCAGGAGGCAGTGAGACCTCTAGAAGAAGAAAACCAGGAGCCACTGAGgtctctagaaaaagaaaaagaggagtcaCTGAGGTCTCTAGAAGACCAGGAGGCAGTGAGACCTCTAGAAGAAGAAAACCAGGAGCCGCTGAGgtctctagaaaaagaaaaacaggaggcGATGACACctccagaagaagaaaaacaggagcCGCTGATGTCTCTAGAAGAAGACCAGGAGGAAATGAGAGCTCTAGAAGAAGACCAGGAGACAGTGAGacctctagaaaaagaaaaacaggagtcACTAAGGTCTCTAGAAGACCAGGAGGCAATGAGACCTCCAGAAGAAGAAAACCAGGAGCCGCTGAGgtctctagaaaaagaaaaacaggaggtGATAAGACctccagaagaagaaaaacaggaattACTGAGATCTCTAGAAGACCAGGAGGCAATGAGATCTCTAGAAGAAGAAGGCCAGATGACATTGAGCCCTCTAGAAAAAGTGAAACCAGAGACACTAAAGTCTCTTGGAAAAGATCAGGAGATAGTTAGACCTCTTGAAAAAGAGAATCAAGAGTTATTAAGGTCCCTAAATGAAGAGAGTACAGAGGCAGTGAGGTCTttagaaacagagactccagaaCCACTAAAGCCTACAGAAGAGGAAAACCTGGAAATACTGAAACCTCTAGAAAAGGAAAGTCAAGAGACACTGGGGTCTGTGGAAGGGAACCACGAGACACTGAGACCCCCAGAGAAGGAGAATCAAGAGTCACTGGGCTCTCTGGCAGAGTGGAACGTGGAGAATTTGCAGTCTCTTGAGGAGGCCGACAAGGGAAGTCTAAGGCACTTGGAAGAGGAAGAGGACGTGGAGCAGGAAGAGAGTCAGGCGTCACTGAGGCCCCTGGAGGAGCAGGGGCAGGAGCTGCCACTCTCTGCACAGCAGCAGAAGTGGGGAGATGCAATGCAGGGGCACCAAGAACTGGATCAGGAGCGGCCCCCGGGGAGGGCTGGAGTGGACAGTGGGGATGGGGCAGAGCTGGAACTGAAAGAACTGGATAGCTCCCCTGCGGAGGGGGAGGTGGTGGAGCAGGGGCAGCTGCAGCTGACAGCCACAGGTGAGGCCTGGGCCCCAGGTGAGGGGCAGCCAGGCAGCCCTGAGCCCAAAGAGCAGAGGCTCCCAGCTGAGGGCGCCGGAGGGGCAGAAGGCGCTGCGGGCCTCCAGGACCCTGAGGAGCAGCCAGAGAAGGTGGGGGCCCTGGGCCTCCCGGCTGCCCAGGGAATGTCAGAGGTGATGGAGCCCGAGTTGGAAGATGAGGATGTGGCCCCAGGGGGTGGCCGAGCCTCCCCAGAGGTCACCTTGGAGTTAGAGAGGGCCATGGGCAGGTCTGAGGGAGTGGAACGGGGACCCGAGCAGGAGGCAGTAAAGCTGGAGGACCCAGGTGGCCTGGCCAGAGAGGAGGTGATGGAGCCGCCCCTGGGGGAGGAAGGTGTGGCAGCAAAGAAGGTACAGGGCTTGGAAGGGCCCAgaaaggagctggaggaggcaggCACTCTGGAGCCTGAGGTCTCCACATTGTCCGTGAAGAGCAGAGACCCGCTGGAGACTCCTAGGGACTGGGAGGAGTCAGAATCTGGGGCCCTTGGGAAAACAGAGGAGCCAGTCTCAGCTGAGACCTTGTGGTCTCACGGGGGAAGTGATACCCTCCAGCCCAGGCCCCTGGGGTCAGAGGGAGCTGAGGAGGATGCCAAACCGCTGCTGGGGCCCCCTGGTCTGAGGCCCACTGAGTCCTGCTCGCCCAGCCTAATCCCTGAAGATGCCTCTGGGCCCCAGCCCCTGGCTGAGGGGAACCAAGAAGCCAGCTGggggctggagggcagggctGAGGTCCTGGGAAAGGCAGACGGTGAGCAGGAGGATCTGGGCTCTGGGGGGATCCCTGAGGGCctccaggaggaaggggaggagagcagAGAAGAGAGCGAGGCGGATGAGCTAGGGGAGACCCTTCCTGACTCCACTCCCCTAGGCCTCTACCTCAGGTCCCCCGCTTCCCCCAAGTGGGACCTACCTGGAGAGCAGAGGCCCTCCCCTCAAGGGGAGCCCGGAAAGGAAGGCTGGGGTCCTGTGGTCCCAGCCTCCAAGAGCCTTGGGGCCCAGCcctcagaggaggaagaagaggagggagcTGAGGAGAAGGAACGTGGCCATGACTCTGAGCTGTCGGAAGAGTTTGAGGACCTGGGGACTGAGGCTTCTCTCCTTCCCGGGGTTCCCGGGGAGGGGGAAGAACCTCTGAACCAAGTGCCCCAGCTGCTCCTGGAGCCTGCAGCCTGGGATCGTGATGGTGAATCTGATGgatttgcagatgaggaagagagcggggaggagggagaggaagaagatgaagaagaggggagggagcCAGGGCCAGGGCGCTGGGGGTCAGCGCCCTCTGTGGGCAGCCTCCCCGCCCTGAGTGGCCCTCAGGGAGGTCACCTTCTGGGGTCTGAGACCGTGGGTGTCAGTGTCCCCTGGGACGATGGCCCAAGGGGCGCGGCAGCTGACGCCCCCGTGACTGCCCTGGAGACTGAGTCCCAGAACAGCACTGAAGCCTCAGGCTCAGAGGAAGAGTCTGATGCTGCTCCCCTGGAGACAGAGGACCAGGTCCCTGGCCCTCTGGGGACCCTCAGCGGGGTGGAGGACACCCTTGATGGTGGTGGCCCAGGCCCCAGCCTGAAGGAAGAGCTGGAGCACGTGAATGGGGGCGTGGTGAACGGGCTGGAGCAGTCCGAGGAGGGAGGCCAGGGGAAACCGGGGGCTGCTGGGGGGAACCGAGGGAGCCCCTCAGAggaggagggggcttccctgaaggcCCCATGGGCAGGGGCTCCTCTTCACCTGGGCCAAGGCCAGTTCCTGAAGTTCAGTCAGAGAGAAGGTGATGGAGACTCCTGGTCCTCAGGGGAGGACTAG
- the NES gene encoding nestin isoform X2 → MEGCLGEESFQMWELNRRLEAYLARVKALEEQNELLSAELGGLRAQAGDTSWRARADDELAALRALVDQRWREKHAAEVARDNLAEEVEGVASRCQQLRLARERTAEEVARSRRAVEAEKCAQAWLSTQAAELERELEALRVAHEEERAGLNAQAACAPRGPAPPRGPPAPAPEVEELAQRLGEAWRGAVRGYQERVAHMETSLGQARERLGHAMQGAREGRLELQQLQAERSGLQERRAALEQRLEGRWQERLRTTEQFQLAVEALEQEKQGLQSQIAQVLEGRQQLAHLKMSLSLEVATYRTLLEAENSRLQTPASGSKASLSFLDPKLELHFPGTPEGRRPGPLLSVLSPTPLSSPLPGTLETPVPTFLKSQEFLQARTPTSASTPIPPTPQAPCPAVDAEIRAQDAPVSLPQPRVGRQQVPEVMWAEAKVAIPASVLPGPEEPGGQQQEPSPSQSPEDHASLAPALSPDHSSLEAKDGEPSASRESSRSQEEDEGQLWGLAEKETVVEAKAVSSLQQETCQEEAGLDVKEIQDAQGPLEKEALNSLEEEIQKPSIPLEKQSHETIRSLEKENLESLRSLEEENLETLKILEKENQELLKSLEGKETEVMRSLEKETLELLKPIGKEDPQTLPSLGKENQEIMRSLEVNVETFLYPGKENQELVRSLEEENTELLRTLEKESQEPLRCQEVENQGTLRLLAKDNQEPLRSLEEEDQETSRPLGEENHESLRAPEDENHEALRPLERDKPESLSSLEEDQDAMRPPEREDQELLRSLEKEDQEPLRSLEEDQEAVRPLEEENQEPLRSLEKEKQEAMTPPEEEKQEPLMSLEEDQEEMRALEEDQETVRPLEKEKQESLRSLEDQEAMRPPEEENQEPLRSLEKEKQEVIRPPEEEKQELLRSLEDQEAMRSLEEEGQMTLSPLEKVKPETLKSLGKDQEIVRPLEKENQELLRSLNEESTEAVRSLETETPEPLKPTEEENLEILKPLEKESQETLGSVEGNHETLRPPEKENQESLGSLAEWNVENLQSLEEADKGSLRHLEEEEDVEQEESQASLRPLEEQGQELPLSAQQQKWGDAMQGHQELDQERPPGRAGVDSGDGAELELKELDSSPAEGEVVEQGQLQLTATGEAWAPGEGQPGSPEPKEQRLPAEGAGGAEGAAGLQDPEEQPEKVGALGLPAAQGMSEVMEPELEDEDVAPGGGRASPEVTLELERAMGRSEGVERGPEQEAVKLEDPGGLAREEVMEPPLGEEGVAAKKVQGLEGPRKELEEAGTLEPEVSTLSVKSRDPLETPRDWEESESGALGKTEEPVSAETLWSHGGSDTLQPRPLGSEGAEEDAKPLLGPPGLRPTESCSPSLIPEDASGPQPLAEGNQEASWGLEGRAEVLGKADGEQEDLGSGGIPEGLQEEGEESREESEADELGETLPDSTPLGLYLRSPASPKWDLPGEQRPSPQGEPGKEGWGPVVPASKSLGAQPSEEEEEEGAEEKERGHDSELSEEFEDLGTEASLLPGVPGEGEEPLNQVPQLLLEPAAWDRDGESDGFADEEESGEEGEEEDEEEGREPGPGRWGSAPSVGSLPALSGPQGGHLLGSETVGVSVPWDDGPRGAAADAPVTALETESQNSTEASGSEEESDAAPLETEDQVPGPLGTLSGVEDTLDGGGPGPSLKEELEHVNGGVVNGLEQSEEGGQGKPGAAGGNRGSPSEEEGASLKAPWAGAPLHLGQGQFLKFSQREGDGDSWSSGED, encoded by the exons ATGGAGGGCTGCCTGGGGGAGGAATCTTTTCAGATGTGGGAGCTCAACCGGCGCCTGGAGGCCTACCTGGCCCGGGTCAAGGCGCTAGAAGAGCAGAATGAGCTGCTCAGCGCGGAGCTCGGGGGTCTCCGGGCACAGGCCGGAGACACCTCCTGGAGGGCTCGTGCCGACGACGAGCTGGCGGCCCTACGGGCCCTCGTCGACCAGCGCTGGCGGGAGAAGCACGCGGCCGAGGTGGCGCGCGACAACCTGGCAGAAGAGGTGGAGGGCGTGGCGAGTCGGTGCCAGCAGCTGCGGCTGGCCCGGGAGCGGACCGCGGAGGAGGTGGCCCGCAGCCGGCGTGCGGTCGAGGCCGAGAAATGCGCCCAGGCCTGGCTGAGCACCCAGGCTGCGGAGCTGGAGCGCGAGCTGGAGGCTCTGCGAGTGGCGCACGAGGAGGAGCGCGCCGGCCTGAACGCGCAGGCTGCCTGCGCCCCCCGCGGCCCCGCTCCGCCCCGGGGTCCCCCCGCGCCGGCCCCCGAGGTGGAGGAGCTGGCTCAGCGGCTGGGCGAGGCGTGGCGTGGGGCAGTGCGCGGCTACCAGGAACGCGTGGCGCACATGGAGACGTCGCTGGGCCAGGCCCGCGAGCGGCTGGGCCACGCGATGCAGGGCGCCCGCGAGGGTCGCCTGGAGCTGCAGCAACTCCAGGCAGAGCGCAGCGGCCTTCAGGAGCGCAGGGCCGCGCTGGAGCAGAGGCTGGAGGGCCGCTGGCAGGAGCGGCTGCGGACCACTGAGCAGTTCCAG CTGGCCGTGGAGGCCCTGGAGCAGGAGAAACAAGGCCTCCAGAGCCAAATCGCCCAGGTCCTGGAAGGTCGGCAGCAGCTGGCACACCTCAAGATGTCCCTCAGCCTGGAGGTGGCCACATACAG GACCCTCCTAGAGGCTGAGAACTCACGGCTGCAGACACCTGCAAGCGGATCCAAGGCTTCCCTCAGCTTTCTGG ACCCTAAGCTGGAGCTACATTTCCCTGGGACCCCAGAGGGCCGGCGTCCGGGACCTCTGCTTTCTGTCCTGAGCCCTACTCCCCTCTCCTCACCTTTGCCTGGTACCCTTGAAACACCTGTGCCAACCTTTCTGAAGAGCCAGGAATTCCTTCAGGCCCGCACCCCGACCTCAGCcagcacccccatcccacccacccctcaGGCTCCCTGCCCTGCTGTAGATGCCGAGATCAGAGCCCAGGATGCCCCTGTGTCCCTGCCCCAACCACGAGTTGGGAGGCAACAGGTGCCAGAAGTCATGTGGGCTGAAGCCAAGGTGGCCATCCCTGCCAGCGTCCTGCcgggaccagaggagcctgggggccagcAACAAGAGCCCAGTCCAAGCCAGTCCCCTGAAGATCATGCCTCCCTGGCTCCAGCCCTCAGCCCTGACCACTCCAGTCTAgaggccaaagatggagaacccaGTGCATCTAGAGAGTCCAGCAGATCCCAGGAGGAAGATGAAGGCCAACTCTGGGGGCtggcagagaaagaaacagtGGTTGAGGCCAAAGCAGTGAGCAGCTTGCAGCAGGAAACGTGTCAAGAAGAGGCGGGTCTGGATGTGAAAGAAATCCAAGACGCCCAAGGCCCTTTGGAAAAAGAAGCTCTGAACTCTCTGGAAGAAGAGATTCAAAAGCCATCGATTCCACTGGAAAAACAGAGCCATGAGACTATACGATCTCTAGAGAAGGAAAATCTGGAATCTCTGAGGTCTTTGGAAGAAGAAAACTTAGAAACACTAAAAATACTAGAAAAGGAGAATCAAGAATTATTGAAGTCTTTAGAAGGAAAGGAGACGGAGGTAATGAGATCTCTAGAAAAAGAAACTCTAGAACTACTTAAGCCTATAGGAAAAGAGGATCCACAGACATTGCCATCTCTAGGAAAGGAGAATCAAGAAATAATGAGGTCTCTTGAAGTTAATGTAGAGACATTCTTATATCCAGGAAAGGAAAATCAAGAATTAGTGAGGTCTTTAGAAGAGGAGAACACTGAGTTATTGAGAACTCTAGAAAAGGAGAGTCAAGAGCCACTGAGATGTCAAGAAGTAGAGAACCAGGGAACACTGAGACTCCTAGCCAAAGATAATCAGGAGCCACTGAGGTCTCTAGAAGAAGAAGACCAGGAGACGTCAAGACCGCTAGGGGAAGAGAATCACGAATCCCTGCGGGCTCCAGAAGATGAGAATCATGAGGCTTTGAGACCTCTAGAAAGAGACAAACCAGAGTCCCTGAGTTCTTTAGAAGAAGACCAGGATGCAATGAGACCTCCAGAAagagaagaccaggagctgctgAGGTCTCtagaaaaagaagaccaggagccaCTGAGGTCTCTAGAAGAAGACCAGGAGGCAGTGAGACCTCTAGAAGAAGAAAACCAGGAGCCACTGAGgtctctagaaaaaga aaaacaggaggcGATGACACctccagaagaagaaaaacaggagcCGCTGATGTCTCTAGAAGAAGACCAGGAGGAAATGAGAGCTCTAGAAGAAGACCAGGAGACAGTGAGacctctagaaaaagaaaaacaggagtcACTAAGGTCTCTAGAAGACCAGGAGGCAATGAGACCTCCAGAAGAAGAAAACCAGGAGCCGCTGAGgtctctagaaaaagaaaaacaggaggtGATAAGACctccagaagaagaaaaacaggaattACTGAGATCTCTAGAAGACCAGGAGGCAATGAGATCTCTAGAAGAAGAAGGCCAGATGACATTGAGCCCTCTAGAAAAAGTGAAACCAGAGACACTAAAGTCTCTTGGAAAAGATCAGGAGATAGTTAGACCTCTTGAAAAAGAGAATCAAGAGTTATTAAGGTCCCTAAATGAAGAGAGTACAGAGGCAGTGAGGTCTttagaaacagagactccagaaCCACTAAAGCCTACAGAAGAGGAAAACCTGGAAATACTGAAACCTCTAGAAAAGGAAAGTCAAGAGACACTGGGGTCTGTGGAAGGGAACCACGAGACACTGAGACCCCCAGAGAAGGAGAATCAAGAGTCACTGGGCTCTCTGGCAGAGTGGAACGTGGAGAATTTGCAGTCTCTTGAGGAGGCCGACAAGGGAAGTCTAAGGCACTTGGAAGAGGAAGAGGACGTGGAGCAGGAAGAGAGTCAGGCGTCACTGAGGCCCCTGGAGGAGCAGGGGCAGGAGCTGCCACTCTCTGCACAGCAGCAGAAGTGGGGAGATGCAATGCAGGGGCACCAAGAACTGGATCAGGAGCGGCCCCCGGGGAGGGCTGGAGTGGACAGTGGGGATGGGGCAGAGCTGGAACTGAAAGAACTGGATAGCTCCCCTGCGGAGGGGGAGGTGGTGGAGCAGGGGCAGCTGCAGCTGACAGCCACAGGTGAGGCCTGGGCCCCAGGTGAGGGGCAGCCAGGCAGCCCTGAGCCCAAAGAGCAGAGGCTCCCAGCTGAGGGCGCCGGAGGGGCAGAAGGCGCTGCGGGCCTCCAGGACCCTGAGGAGCAGCCAGAGAAGGTGGGGGCCCTGGGCCTCCCGGCTGCCCAGGGAATGTCAGAGGTGATGGAGCCCGAGTTGGAAGATGAGGATGTGGCCCCAGGGGGTGGCCGAGCCTCCCCAGAGGTCACCTTGGAGTTAGAGAGGGCCATGGGCAGGTCTGAGGGAGTGGAACGGGGACCCGAGCAGGAGGCAGTAAAGCTGGAGGACCCAGGTGGCCTGGCCAGAGAGGAGGTGATGGAGCCGCCCCTGGGGGAGGAAGGTGTGGCAGCAAAGAAGGTACAGGGCTTGGAAGGGCCCAgaaaggagctggaggaggcaggCACTCTGGAGCCTGAGGTCTCCACATTGTCCGTGAAGAGCAGAGACCCGCTGGAGACTCCTAGGGACTGGGAGGAGTCAGAATCTGGGGCCCTTGGGAAAACAGAGGAGCCAGTCTCAGCTGAGACCTTGTGGTCTCACGGGGGAAGTGATACCCTCCAGCCCAGGCCCCTGGGGTCAGAGGGAGCTGAGGAGGATGCCAAACCGCTGCTGGGGCCCCCTGGTCTGAGGCCCACTGAGTCCTGCTCGCCCAGCCTAATCCCTGAAGATGCCTCTGGGCCCCAGCCCCTGGCTGAGGGGAACCAAGAAGCCAGCTGggggctggagggcagggctGAGGTCCTGGGAAAGGCAGACGGTGAGCAGGAGGATCTGGGCTCTGGGGGGATCCCTGAGGGCctccaggaggaaggggaggagagcagAGAAGAGAGCGAGGCGGATGAGCTAGGGGAGACCCTTCCTGACTCCACTCCCCTAGGCCTCTACCTCAGGTCCCCCGCTTCCCCCAAGTGGGACCTACCTGGAGAGCAGAGGCCCTCCCCTCAAGGGGAGCCCGGAAAGGAAGGCTGGGGTCCTGTGGTCCCAGCCTCCAAGAGCCTTGGGGCCCAGCcctcagaggaggaagaagaggagggagcTGAGGAGAAGGAACGTGGCCATGACTCTGAGCTGTCGGAAGAGTTTGAGGACCTGGGGACTGAGGCTTCTCTCCTTCCCGGGGTTCCCGGGGAGGGGGAAGAACCTCTGAACCAAGTGCCCCAGCTGCTCCTGGAGCCTGCAGCCTGGGATCGTGATGGTGAATCTGATGgatttgcagatgaggaagagagcggggaggagggagaggaagaagatgaagaagaggggagggagcCAGGGCCAGGGCGCTGGGGGTCAGCGCCCTCTGTGGGCAGCCTCCCCGCCCTGAGTGGCCCTCAGGGAGGTCACCTTCTGGGGTCTGAGACCGTGGGTGTCAGTGTCCCCTGGGACGATGGCCCAAGGGGCGCGGCAGCTGACGCCCCCGTGACTGCCCTGGAGACTGAGTCCCAGAACAGCACTGAAGCCTCAGGCTCAGAGGAAGAGTCTGATGCTGCTCCCCTGGAGACAGAGGACCAGGTCCCTGGCCCTCTGGGGACCCTCAGCGGGGTGGAGGACACCCTTGATGGTGGTGGCCCAGGCCCCAGCCTGAAGGAAGAGCTGGAGCACGTGAATGGGGGCGTGGTGAACGGGCTGGAGCAGTCCGAGGAGGGAGGCCAGGGGAAACCGGGGGCTGCTGGGGGGAACCGAGGGAGCCCCTCAGAggaggagggggcttccctgaaggcCCCATGGGCAGGGGCTCCTCTTCACCTGGGCCAAGGCCAGTTCCTGAAGTTCAGTCAGAGAGAAGGTGATGGAGACTCCTGGTCCTCAGGGGAGGACTAG